One segment of Cydia fagiglandana chromosome 12, ilCydFagi1.1, whole genome shotgun sequence DNA contains the following:
- the LOC134669691 gene encoding synaptic vesicle glycoprotein 2B, whose translation MVETDPGPKPHDCDVKRNHQLNGPGSKTAELAVVPSLKTPVKGDPEKGPVSEKADFEKAIELAGYGRFHYLLLAVCGLVSTSEEMDVISMSFILPSAQCDLDLTTQTKGWLNSIIFIGMMAGAYAWGSVADSLGRKRVLIAISVINALAIVASSFSQNYELFMLFRFINGAALGGSGPVIWSYFAEFQPKNKRGAMLSFMAAFWTLGNLFVAGLAWVIIPSGIGGETNGFVYNSWRIFLLVMSLPSFVVAALLFLLPESPKFLISTGRHEDALEVFRGIYVMNTGKSKDQYPVKQLLVEEPMHTKPEKQIDTKEPQVPKSKLRRMFSDIVEHSKQLFVPPILKFTTISITINFTFHIGYYGLMMWFPEMFNRFDEWSRMNDNAPADICQVTRYVTQYGTHSADATCDSSIRSDVFMESLITVAAAIPSNIFAVLGMDRLGRKFFLVFATFSAGLCSAAMYFVYNKTNNLIVSAIFSSVISCGNASLDCLITEVFPTNLRATGVAVSMVAARLGGIMGNVVIAALLDQYCPAPTFIVAVLLASGGLMCLFLPNTTRQALQ comes from the exons ATGGTAGAAACTGACCCGGGGCCCAAACCTCACG ATTGTGATGTAAAAAGGAACCACCAATTAAACGGACCAGGTTCCAAGACTGCAGAACTTG CAGTCGTCCCATCGCTGAAGACACCAGTCAAAGGCGATCCGGAAAAAGGCCCAGTCTCTGAGAAAGCTGACTTCGAGAAAGCTATCGAATTAGCCG GATATGGCCGCTTCCACTACCTGCTGCTGGCGGTCTGCGGACTCGTCAGCACGTCCGAGGAGATGGACGTCATCTCCATGTCCTTCATCCTGCCGTCGGCGCAGTGCGACTTAGATCTCACCACGCAGACTAAG GGATGGCTGAACAGCATAATCTTCATCGGCATGATGGCCGGCGCGTACGCGTGGGGCTCGGTGGCAGACTCGCTGGGCCGCAAGCGCGTGCTCATCGCCATCTCCGTGATCAACGCGCTAGCTATCGTGGCTTCCTCCTTCAGTCAGAACTACGAGCTCTTCATGTTGTTCCGCTTCATCAACGGAGCTGC ATTAGGAGGCTCAGGTCCCGTCATCTGGTCGTACTTCGCAGAGTTCCAGCCGAAAAACAAGCGCGGAGCTATGTTGAGCTTCATGGCTGCTTTCTGGACGCTCGGCAACCTGTTCGTGGCCGGTCTTGCCTGGGTTATAATCCCCAGCG GAATTGGAGGAGAGACTAACGGCTTCGTGTACAACTCATGGCGTATCTTCTTACTTGTGATGTCTCTGCCATCATTCGTCGTCGCCGCACTCCTGTTCCTCTTGCCCGAGTCCCCCAAATTCCTCATCTCCACCGGTCGCCACGAGGACGCGCTGGAAGTCTTCCGGGGAATCTACGTCATGAACACCGGCAAGAGCAAGGACCAATACCCCGTCAAACAACTCTTGGTAGAAGAACCCATGCATACGAAGCCGGAGAAGCAGATTGACACGAAGGAGCCACAAGTGCCTAAGTCTAAACTAAGGAGGATGTTCAGCGACATTGTGGAGCATAGCAAGCAGTTATTCGTACCACCCATACTCAAGTTCACGACGATATCCATCACCATCAACTTCACTTTCCATATCGG GTACTACGGACTTATGATGTGGTTCCCTGAAATGTTCAACCGTTTCGACGAGTGGTCGAGAATGAACGACAACGCACCAGCAGACATTTGTCAG GTGACCCGGTACGTGACGCAGTACGGCACGCACTCTGCCGACGCGACGTGCGACTCCAGCATCCGGTCGGACGTATTCATGGAGTCTCTCATCACCGTGGCCGCCGCCATCCCCTCCAATATCTTTGCCGTGCTGGGCATGGACCGGCTCGGACGCAAGTTCTTCCTGG TATTTGCGACGTTCTCGGCCGGGCTGTGCTCTGCGGCCATGTACTTCGTGTACAACAAGACTAACAACCTCATCGTTAGCGCCATCTTCAGCTCTGTCATCTCGTGCGGTAACGCCTCGCTCGACTGCCTCATTACTGAGGTCTTCCCCACCAACTTACG AGCGACTGGCGTGGCGGTATCCATGGTGGCAGCCAGGCTCGGCGGCATCATGGGCAACGTAGTGATCGCGGCGCTGCTGGATCAGTACTGTCCAGCGCCCACCTTCATCGTGGCCGTGCTGCTGGCCAGCGGCGGCCTCATGTGCCTCTTCCTGCCTAACACCACAAGACAGGCCCTGCAGTAA